AGATGCCGCCAACGCCCGGCGCGATTCGGTTCGCTTTCCATTACTGGCGTCGTGCATCGATTGCAGCCGATGGTGGGATAGCCTTGCTTGTGCAGTGGATTTGTGATGACCTGATTTTCTTTGAGATAGTCTTGAAATTCTTCCTTGGACAAGCTCGCCAGGATATTTACACGCAGACAATTCATCGCAGGATCGATCGCCAGTATCGGCACATTGGCGCGTTGCCCCCCATCGGCACGGCGTAGACTGCCAATCAACGCATCGTACTGATCGGCAACCTGAAGCAGTGGTTGTGTCTTTCGCAAATCACAGCATTGCTCCTGCCCTTCAACCGAAAGGTACAAGACCCCCAGTTCGTCAATCTGTTCCTGCATGGTCTTAGCTGGTTCCAGAGTGACGATATTTAAACCGTACTCCTTGATCAACCGATCCCGGGTGTCCAGAGTTTCCTGAAATAAAACGCCGGTATCTACAAACAGAATCGGAAGATCTGCTTTGATCTGACTGAGCATATGGGCGACAACACACCCTGCTCGCTGCATTGACGACAATGCTGCCAACCTGGTACCGAACATTTCCTGAGCCCAGTGGATCAGCTCAAGAGGGGTTCGTTCTTCAAATGCTTCGTTAAGATCTGCTAAATCGGCTTGTGTCAGACGTGCCATTCAAGTATTCCTGCGGCGATTTGCTCCCTTCCATAGCGGGAAGAGAAATTCGCTGAATTTGAAACATATTCCTGCAAATGTAGTGCGAAATCTACTTTGACCACATTATTTTCAGGAATTGTAGCGAACCGTCAGGAATACCTCAATGCGCGCATGAACGTGTTCTCGCCCATTCAGAGTGAAATAGATCACGATCCACCCCAAACCGATTCAGGACAGTTAGAAAATCAGGCCAGTAGCCGTTCCATCTTGGGAAAACGAGCCCCTTCCAGCTGAAAGAATTCCTCTTTGTTCAGATCGGCAATGCTGTCGACCACCAGATCCGGCTGATAGGCATAATAATCCAAGTCGCCCAATGCAGTCCCTCCCGAGAGAACAAGCACAGAACGATAGCCCATTTCCACGCCTCCCAAGATATCCGTTTCCATAGTGTCGCCAATCATCGTGGTCTGGGCTGAAGAAATCCCCAGTTCCTGGCGGGCACTTCGCATCATGACAGGGCTTGGCTTTCCGACACTAAAGGCTTTTTTCTTGGTCGCTGCCTCCAACATCGCCACAATCGCCCCACACCCCGGCCTGAGACCATTTTGTGTGGGACAGTTCGGGTCCATATTTGTGGCAATGAGTTTCGCCCCATTTTCAATCATACGTACCGCCGCTTCGATCATCTCAAAATTCATCGATCGGCCTTCACCTACGACCACATAATCGGGGTCATGATCAACGATCGAATATCCGTTTCGATGCAGCGCGTGCAACAAGCCGCCTTCTCCGATGACATAGGCAGTCCCGTTAGGCTTACTCTGCGCGAGGAAGCGAGCGGTCGCCATAGCACACGTAAAGATATGTTCTTCCCCGACCGTTATCCCCATGCGGGACAATTTTGTGACGACATCACGGCGGGTTCTCTGGCTGTTATTCGTCAAAAAGATAAAAGGCAGATCTCGCTTTTTGAGTTCGTTGATAAAATCGACTGCCCCTTCAATCAGGTCAGTCCCTCTGTAAATGACACCATCCATGTCAATCAAGTATCCTGGTAACATCGCTTTCGGTCCTTGAATTAATAAACTTTGAGTCGAAACTCAGGTAGGATATCTTCAGATGCTGGAGCGCGCTCACTGAAAAAATCAGTGTTTGAATCGGGTCATGGAAGACTGTCTGTTAACTACAGCCCAAGGTGTTGTCTAAATTTAAACTCCAAATTGACCATTAGAACAATTCATTTTCATTAGCATCTGCTGAAGCGTTTTAGCGCATTTAAAACAAAACATGCTAAAAGGACTTCGCAATTGCCGTGCCGGACTCAATGCACAGAAGAAATCAGACAAGTCCCACCATAATCGTAACTCCTTTGCTCAATGCACGTTTCTGTGTTTGTTCGAGATAAGGATTGATCTGAAAACCATATAATCTTTATCAAGACCTCACATAGACTGATTGCATTAGACTTAGCATTTAAGCGGAGCTGCACAGGAAATAGACAGGAATTGAAACGAGAACAAATAGATTAGACAGGCTCATTTCTGGAGCGCACTACAAAAAAACCCCGGCTGTCTAAGTAATAGACAACCGGGGCCGCAACCAACAATTTTTCAAAATGGGAGAGTCATCACAACTCTTACTCTGGCTTAGTTACATCCTGAATTTCAATTCGCTTGGGTTGCATTTCCAGCTTCTTCTCCAGGACAACCGTCAACACACCTGCCTCCAGCGTCGCAGTCACCGACCCCGGATCAACCCATTCAGGCAATTGGACAACACGTTTAAACTTGCCATAACGGCGTTCATTATGCAGGTATTCACGGTCTTCGACTGACACTCTCTCTCCGGTCAGAATAAGATGACCATCCTGAATATCGAGTGAAAGCTCATCCTTTTTCATTCCCGGCACATCCAGTGCAATATGGTACTTACTATCCTCTTCCCAGACAGAGAGAGGAGAATAAGCGCCCTCCACATTTGGAAAAGATTTTCCGAACAATTGACCGAACGCATCATCTAAATCAGAACGAAGGTTTGCAGAAAAAGGGAATCCTAATTTGTGAGTACGTGTGTTTAACATGATATTTTCTCCTTAATAAATAAGAGACAACATTATTTGATTTCGAGACCTCAAGCTTTATTTCCGACTCAACTCTAAGCAATTCATGTCATAGCACACAGCATGCCATATTGACCTTCCCCCGAAACGCTTAACCCCTAAAGCATTTATTTAAAACAACTTGCAAATCGGATTTTTCGAAAACAACAATTTTGACTCACCTCGCAAAACAGAAGGCAGTGCCATTATGACACTATCAACCAACCCCGAGAGAATGCCATTATGGCACCGCCTGTAATCCATACGTAAAAAAACTCGCAGTAAACCAATTGATTTACTGCGAGTTAATATCGAGTCCCCAGAGGGAGTTCTCAACCTGCAACGCTTACGCGTTATAGTAGAGATCAAACTCATAAGGATGAGGGCGTAAGCGGATTGGATCCAACTCTTCAGTCCGCTTGTGCTTAATGAAGGAATCAATCAAATCTTGACTGAAGACATCGCCGGCCGTCAGGAAGGCACTATCCTCTTCCAGAGCGATCAAGGCTTCATCCAATGATTTGGGAGCAACATTGGTTTCGGCCAACTCTTCCGGTGTCATGTCATAAATGTCACGGTCCAAAGGCTCACCGGGATCAATCTTGTTCTGAACACCGTCAATCATGGCCATCATCAGAGCGGTAAAGCTAAGATAACCATTAGCGGTCGGATCGGGACAACGGAATTCAACCCGCTTCGCTTTGGGGCTGCCGGAATACATTGGAATTCGGCAAGAAGCAGATCGGTTACGCTGACTCATTGCCAAAGTCACAGGAGCTTCAAAACCTGGTACCAGACGGTGGAAGCTGTTGGCAGTTGGGTTCGACAGTGCAATCAAAGCACGGCCGTGTTTGAGGATACCGCCAATGGCATGTAGAGCGAGTTCGCTCATACCTGCATAACCATCACCGTACATCAATGTATCTCCATCTTTCCAGAGAGAGATGTGAGTATGCATTCCGGAACCATTATCTTCAAAGACAGGTTTCGGCATGAATGTCACAGTTTTACCATTACGTTTGGCAACGTTTTTGATGATGTACTTGTACCACATAAACTGGTCAGACATCTGCATCAGAGGTGCGAATTCCATATCGATTTCACACTGACCGGCAGTCGCCACTTCGTGGTGATGTGCTTCAACCACAATACCGACTTTTTGCAGTTCTTCAACCATTTCTGCACGCAGGTCGCCATAGGTGTCACTTGGTGATACGGGGAAATATCCCCCTTTGTATCCCACTTTATGCCCCAGGTTCCCTTCTTCAGACCGACCTGTATTCCAAGCCGCTTCTGATGAGTCGATTTCATACATCGCCCCTCTCTGATTAGAGAGGTATCGTACGTCATCAAAGATAAAGAATTCTGGTTCCGGACCGATAAAACAGGAGTCGGCGATACCGGTCTGTTTCAGGTAAGCCAGACCTTTTTTAGCAACACCACGTGGGTCCTTATTATAATCTTCTTTGGTAATCGGATCGACGATGTCAGCCAGAACACTGACAGTCGGCTGTTTGAAGAAGGGATCCAGTTTAACCGTCTCTGGATCCGGCACAGCCAACATGTCTGAGCTGTCAATCGGCTGCCAGCCACGAATAGAAGATCCGTCAAAACCGACGCCATCTTCAAAAGTACCTTCGTCCCAGGTACTGATAGGGTACGAACAATGCTGCCAGGTACCAAAGATGTCGGTAAATTTTAAGTCGACCATCTTTGCGCCATTTTTTTCTGCAAAAGCAAAAAAATCTTTGGGAGTCATCGCAATTTGCTCCTCTATAATGTCTGAGTGAAACAGCAGGTGAAGAGGCCCGTCATACCCTGTCCTGCGAAGAACCGATCATATTCACAATAAGTTTAAGCAAAGCTGGAAGCGGAAAAATCTAGCTTCATCCTGCCTCTGAAAAGTAATCCATCAACAAAACGAAAGTCGCTTTCAGAACACTCGTCACTTTACTTATTTTCGTATGAGCCACTTCGGCCCCTTTCACCGACAAAGTGATTTCAGGAACGAAACTCACACTTCCCTGGTTACTTAATTTCCTCATGATTTTAAGTAGATCGGTTGGAAACAACAGCGATTGCAGGAGATCGCAACCATACCGAAACCCATAGGCACAAGATGCAACCACGCACGATGATGACGGAATCCTCAGCAGGCACATCTTGTTTGACAGTCTACTACCGTAACGAATCAACCCATAGAAATCTACTGTCAGGCTCCTGTCTCATAATAAATCCTTGCTGGATCTGAGATTTCCTAAGTCCTGACAATCAAATAGGCTTTAAGACTCTTAACGATTAGAGAAGCCTGTTAAGCAGGTCGCCCTGAAATAACTGAGCACAAGAGATAACTAATCGTTCTTATGTAAAGCAACCTTTCCCGCATGACTCACGATCTATAGCGAAAAACGGCTCTCTGGCCGCTTAGGTTGAGACCAATGCTTTCATCTCACGTACCGCCTGCTCCATTCCCACCAGGACAGCACGGGAAATGATACTGTGCCCGATATTTAATTCACAAACATTGGGGATCGCAGCAATCTTTGTGACATTCCGGTACGTTAAACCATGCCCCATATGCAGTTTCAGGCCTTGTTCAACTGTAAACTCAGATGCCTTGAGGAGTGTTTCATATTCCTGTTGCTGTTCTTCAGCAGAGGACGCGTCTGCATAACGGCCTGTATGCAGTTCGACGGCCTGCACACCCAGTTTTTTTGAGGCCGCAATCTGATCCAGATCCGGATCAATAAATAGACTGGCTTCAATACCCACCTCTTGCAGCTGATGTACACAGGTTTTGACACGTTCCAGGTTTGAGATCACATCCAATCCCCCCTCCGTGGTCAATTCCTCTCTTTTTTCGGGTACCAGCGAAACCTGATCGGGCCGCACTTCCAAGGCAATCGCGGTCATCTCTTCTTCGGCTGCCATTTCCAGATTCAGTTTGACTTGAACTGTCTTCTTCATGGTATAGAGATCGTGATCCTGAATATGACGGCGATCTTCTCTCAAGTGCAAAGTGATGCCATCTGCGCCGCCTAATTCCGCTAGAACCGCGGCCCACACTGGATCCGGCTCATAAGTTAAACGGGCCTGTCGAACGGTGGCTACATGATCAATATTGACGCCCAGACCTGGCATGGCAGATTTTCTTTCTAAAACGGAAACAGGTTCGAGAATTCTAACCAGAAAAACAAAAGTGAGACGAAGTCCCTCTTTCCCGACACTCTAACTACAAAAAAGTTCTCAGAAATCTCATAAGGATAAAACGTATATTATTGGATTTTGAGAGAATATCCAGAACAAGAGTCTGCGAATCTCGGGCAATCATTCTTTTTCCAAACAAAAAGAAACTCTTTTTGTCGCATTTTTCCACTCGCTGACGAATCACTTACGGATCAAGCATCCAGTTCCCCGTTTCCAACTGATTCGCAACTTCAATTCAACAGTGAGATGACCATGTTTTTCCATAAATCCAGCAAGTTCTACAAACGTTTTATCACCAGCATCTGCCAAAACCTGTTTCAGAAAACAAACCGTTCTGCACGCCGAAGTAGAAAAGCGGCAAGTTATGTTTACGCTCAAACAGAAATTCTGGAAGAGAGACAGTTATTGGCAGCCGACGATTTGACAGACCTGAGCGACGATTTTGAAAACGCCGACACACTTCCCAACTGGCAGAGAATCTATCAAACCGAAGGTTGGGGCGGCGATCAATTGGAAATTTGGGACATCAATAATACACAAGCAGGCAATATGGTCTTTGCCCCTCATACAACCGTATGGTTCGACAATTACCGTGGCCCTTTGGTTTACAAAGAAATCACAGGCGACTTTGTTGTCACTACTCAGGTACAAATCGGAGATCGTGACGAAATAGGTGACAGCGACCTGGACGATATACCAAACGGTTCGGAGTTCTCGCTGGCGGGGCTGATGATTCGGACTCCACGGAATATTGTAAACCCCGAACTCGACTGGAGTGAGGGATCACAAATGGATGACGGTACCAATAATGGTGAGAATTATGTCTTCCTGTCTCTCGGCTGGGGAAATTCAGGAAATGAATTTCAGCTGGAAACGAAAACAACCCGCAACAGCGATTCCGATCTCTTCCTGCAAGACATGGGTAATAACTCTGTGATGAATCTGCAGATTGCCCGCATAGGCGATACCGTTTATACGCTCTATCAAATTCCGGGTGAAGAGTGGGTCCTCAATAGCCGTGTCCCGCGACCGGATTTACCGGAAACGCTTCAGGTTGGCATGGTGGCCTATACCGACTGGGAAAAAGCCAATGACTATGACCCGTTCTACCAGAACAATAACGCCCTGCAACCAGGAGGCTTCGATCCGACGCCCTTTGTTCCTTTTCAACCAGACCTGGTCGCGGGATTCGAATTCATTCAATTTGATCGTCCCGAAATTCCGGAATATTTACAGGATACGAACCTGGGAATCCATGCCACAAATTTGCAATTACTTTCCTTCTTAGGCGACAACGTGAATTCACCCATTCTTCCTAATCCAGACACCGATTTTCCAATGGAGATCGGAATGAATCTGGAAGGCATCGCGGACTGGAGCACGGCCTGGACTTTTACCGACATGGCTCACACCATGCGATCCTGGGTAAGCGTCAGCTACAATGAAGCTACATTTTCACAAGACTGGGGCTCCACACTGTTCGATATCAATCTGGATGAAAATGGCTGGCCTACCGAATCCCACTCAACTACCAACGAAGAGGGGCAAACCATCACGCAACAGCTGGTTGCACCAATCTTGACGGGGAACGTGAATCCCGCTGGTATCTATCGGGCGGAATGGGATGGCGAAGCAACAGTCTGGCTTCCAGGAATCATTGAACAGGGAATTACCCCTGAAGGACGCCACTACGCACTCCTCGATCTGCCAGAAAACTATGATATCTTACTTACCGTGAGTGGTATTGATCCAACGAATTATTTCCGCGACTTCAACCTGTGGTTGCCAGACTACAATGACCAAAGTTTTGTCGGTCAGGACTGGCAGCCAGGTGACACTTTCTCTCCCTTCCATCCTTTGTTCCTGGAGCGTCTGGCTCCCTTTGAAACGTTGCGTTTTATGGACTGGATGCATACGAATGGATCCGATATTGTCTCTTGGGATGATCGAGCAAAAGTCAACGACGCGACCTTTTTTGGCAGTGACGACACTACCGAGTTCCATAACGGCATTGCCCCGGAATATATGATTGAGCTCTCTAATACACTGGATGCCAACCCCTGGTTCAACATGCCCCATATGGCGGACGATGACTTCGTACGTGAGTTTGCGGAAATGGTCCGTGATAACCTTGATCCGGAACTGACGGTTTATGTTGAATGGTCCAATGAAATCTGGAACTACGCTTATGGTTTTGAGACCAGCTACTGGATCGATGAGCAACTGAATCTACCCGAAAATGAGGGAATAAACTGGTTTGAATTTGCGGCCGGTCAAATACAGCAGGATTTTGAAATCTGGCAGGACGTTTTCGCCGGACAGGAAGATCGCCTCGTACGTGTAGTCGCAGGCCAGCAAGCAACACCATCGGTTCTGGAAAACCTGCTCGCGTATATGGATGGAAACTTCGATGCCATTTCAGTCACTGCATACGCGGGACTTGGCACTGAGCAACTAGAAAGTTTTGATGAATTTACCACAGCCGATGAAGTGATCGATACCATACTGGAAGAATCAGTTCCGTGGAGTCTGGCCCGTCTGGTTGACCACCAGAATATTGCAGATCAATATTCCGCAATCCTGGGTCGGGAAATTGACCTGGTCACATACGAAGGTGGATCTCATCCCAGCGCTGCTAATTGGCCAGCTGAAACAGCCGTGCATGAAGCCTCACTCAGTCCTCGCATGTATGATGTTTATCAAGTGCTACTGAACGGTGCGGATCAAATTGGCGTTGATCTCTATAATCAGTATGTCTTTACTGGCAGCGGTGAGTCTGAAGACTGGGGTGACTGGGGGCTGTTACATAATATGGATCAGCCCTTGGAAGAGGCATATGAATATCAGTCGCTTGTTGATTTTATCGAAAACAATACCGCTGTTCCGGTTGTGAGTATTGAATCGCCCGCTTCCGGAGTCGAGGAACTCAGCACCTCAAATCTTGAATTCACATTCACTCGCAGTGAGGACAAGCTGGACCAACCTTTGACCGTAACTTACCAGATTTCTGGAAGCGCCACGGCCGGTGATGATTACATCAGTTTGACAGGAGAGATTACCTTCCTTGCCAATGAAACGTCAGTTCCGCTTATTGTCAGTATTCTGGACGATCTGATTGATGAAGACAATGAATCGATCGAAATCCAGCTTCTGGACCAGGATCATTACGACTTGGGGGAAGTCAATCTGGCAACAGGTCTGATTCTCGATGATGATTTTACCAACGTGGCTCCCGTCGCAGGGCCCATTTCCGATCAAAACATTCAGGCAGGGGGTTCCCTCTTACTGAATCTCAATGGGATTTTTTCTGATGCCAATATGGTAGACGGAGATCAGCTTACATTATCTGCGATGCTGTCTGGAAATGCAGCGTTACCGGACTGGCTCATTTTTGATCCAGAAACTCAATTATTGAGTGCTAACCCCGGCATTGGAGATGCAGGCAACTACGAGATTGTGGTCACAGCCACTGATCTGGCAGGTCTCGAAGCCAGTAGTTCGTTCCAATTGACAGTAAGTCCTCTGCTCTTTACGCAATATGACACGAGAATTGTCAAATCGCCCAGTTCTACCTCTGCGAATGGAGAAACCACAACGCTGCCTGAAAGTGCCGGTTCACTGCATGAATGGGAATCGTATTGGGTCGAAGTCTGGGGCAGTGTTTCCAATTCGTCAGATACAGGAATTAATACGTTTAACTTCAATCTGAATTACAATACAGATTACACGACCGCAACAAGTATCGAGTTTGGCGCTGCTTTCTCGGAAAATCAGTCTGGGGAAATTATTGATGAAAATGGAACGATTCAAGGCATCTCAGCCAGCACAAACATGAGCGATGTCGGCGATGACCAGTTTGTATTACTCGCCCGAATTGAGTTCACACCAACCGAAAATGATCAAGTCAGTATCAATTACGATACCCAGAGTATTGGCCCTGCTCAGGCTGGTTTTGCGATTGATCAACCGGAGTTTCAACTGACCAATCAGGTTGGCCATCAAATGGGAGCAGTCAACGTCGCGGATACTGAAATCTGGGCGGTCCCTTATGATGCAAACGATGATGACATGATCAATTTTCGAGATTTGGTCTCTTTCATCACCGCCTATGGAAAGAATAGTTCGAATTCAAACGTTCCACATGCCTGGCTGATGGATTTCAACCAGTCGGGTAGTGTAAATATTCGTGATCTGGTGATGTTGATCGCAAACTATGGCAAATCGAAAATGAACTCGCCTGATGTCACACTACCTCCCAATTATCCCGATGCCTGGTCTTCACAAAACCTGACTGTGGAATCGATGCCTCTAATTAAAACAGAGGTAACACCACTCACGACAGAACAGGCAACTTCGACCGCACAAGCAGCCATCCAGGCCTATGCAGAGTCTGTTTCTTCGGAGAAATACCAGGCACTCAAGAACACAAAGATCGAAGTCGTAGATCTCCCCGGGAGAACCTTAGCCAAGGCACTGCCAGGAACCATTCTAATTGATGTCTCTGCTGCCGGACACGGCTGGTTTGTGGACAGTACCCCTTGGTCTCACTCTGAATTTCATGCTTCCGGTACCTCTGATTGGCGTGCTCGTGCGAATTCCATAGCAGCAGAACAAGTCGATCTTTTGACGACGATCTATCATGAACTAGAACATCAAATAGGACACCAACATGAGTCATCGGGCTTGAGGAAAGCAACACTTTCTCCCGGCATCCGACGACTGCCTACTGGGAAAATTCATGCTCACCACCAGTACGAACAGTTTCAGGAAACCGATCAGTTCTTCAGTTCGCTGAACGATACTGATCTGCTGGCATTTGGATAAGCTGTTCCCGCTCATCAGATGCAGGACTTCCCAGATACTCGGTCTCCCCCAGTTCGGCGAGTCTCTGCATCATGAGTGTGGTAACTTCTTCCAGAACGTCTTTCGAGGCACGGAGATCATAATAAGGGGAGAGATCAATCGGATCGCCGTAGACTAGTGATGTCTTCGCAAACGAATAGAATGGCTCCACCATATTCTTGCCGCCGGGAGAATTATTGATATAGACAGGATACACGGGCACTTGGGAACGCAGTGCCAGAAAGGCAATCCCTGAGTTCGCATGTGTTATAGGACGTCCTTCCTGAATCCCTCCCTCGGGAAAGACGCCGACCAGATCTCCCTGCTTTAATCTGCGAAGTGCATCGCGTACAGGGGCGACATCTTTACCATTCCGGTCAACAGGAATCGATTTCATCGACCGAGAGATCCAGCCTACCAGACCAGGAAGTTCATAATACTCTCGTGCCATCAAGAAACTGATACAACGTTTTTTTTTCTTTGGATTTCCCAAATGGGAATTATACCAGAGAATCACAGGGTCGGCTGGACTGCGGTGATTGGCGATGATGATCGCGGCTGAGTCACCAGGAAAGGGACAACGGCGATTTGCTCTGACATGCCACAGTGCCGGTACATAAACCCGTGCAATCACAAATAAGAACCAGGCTTGCCATCCATCGGGAAGTTTCACCGCCTGATAGACAACTACCGTTAAAACAACGAGAGTATAAAACACGAGTGTCAAGATGCTGACTGTTTCTGGATTCATTCTCAAAGTTCGTGCAAAACAAGATATATGATACGAAACACAGGATTTGCTGCTCCCAATTATAGTCTCAATAAAAAAAATATGGCAACATAAACTCTCGCAATCAACACACGGACAGTTACTGCTCGATTGTTGCAACGATTGTATTCGAAATGCGGGCCAGAAATCGCCCATGTGGCTCTTGAGGCTGGGTTGTCAGGATGATGGCGGACGCTTTTAACTGAGGGTCGATCCACAATAGTGTCCCTGTTGCACCGCCATGCCCGTATGCCGTGGGAGAAAGTAAATCTCCATAATAATCACTATTGGCTGCCGTCACAATTTGCCACCCCAGTCCCCACCCCTTACCTTGTCGGGCTGACTTCGATAAACCGGGAATGTCATTTAATTGATTCCGCGTCGCTTCTTCAATCGTCCGTGCAGAAAAGACCTGCTTATGCTGGTAGCGCCCCCCCTGTTGCAACATCTCGACTAAGTTTGCTAAATCAGAGGGAGTCGTGAATAACCCTCCCCAAGGGGCACCAAAGCCTCTCCAGTAAGAACTGTTCCAGTCCCAATGCGGTTCTATGTTCAATTCTTCTGGTATTCGAATTTCGGTGATCCGATCAATTTTCGGCTGATTCCCGGTCGACCATTCGTCAGGAACTCCCAGCGATGTATCATGCATTTCCAGAGGTTCAAACAGCGCCTGTTTTAAATACTCAGCACAGGATAGATCGCTAACCCGCTGAATGACCTCCGCTAAAATCGCTATCCCCGCGCTTTGATATTGTACGATTCGCCCGGGTGGTTCATCGGGTGTGAGCTGGCAAATCTGTTTGACAAATTCAGAAAGCGGCGCATTCGCAGAACGCAATTCCCGGTTATTCGGCAGCATATCGGGCAATCCGGAGGTATGCGTCATCAGATGCCGAACTGTGATTCCATGCTTGCCTGAGCAACCAAACTCCGGAATAAATCGCTTTACCCGGTCACCCAGTAAAAGTTCTCCGGCTTCCAACAGATTGAGCACTCCCAGCACAACAAACGGTTTTGTAATCGAAGCGACTAAAAAAATCGCATCTTCGCGCAAAGGTTCGCGTTCGTCGTTGACTCGCTGTCGTCCTTTACGATAACAGCGAGAAGTCCCTTCCACCATAGCCTGCAGCGCAATCGCCGGTACCTGGTCTGTCTCACAGAAATGATCAACCAGTGTTTCGACCGCGCGCCAGCGTTCCGCATTAATTTGAGGCATTCATCCAGCCAGTATGATTCAGAGTCTAGGGAGAGTAAAAAAACTGCTTCCAGCCTAATCACTCTTTTCAAATTTGAAAAGGTAGTTGCCAGACCGCGCATGAAAACAGCGAAAGCCGACGTAATCGACTTTCGCTGTTCTATGAATTCCGAATGATCTTCTAATAGGGAATCTCCACATCATGTAGATGCATGAATTGATTCAACTTTGTGATCTCCAAAACTTCACGAATATCGTCTGAAGCATTGTAAAGGTGAATTTCAATATTCAGATCTCGCATGGAAGCCAGCAGGCCGAGCATGCCACTGGGAATCAGTTTCACCCCCGTTAAATCGATGG
This genomic interval from Gimesia alba contains the following:
- a CDS encoding putative Ig domain-containing protein gives rise to the protein MFFHKSSKFYKRFITSICQNLFQKTNRSARRSRKAASYVYAQTEILEERQLLAADDLTDLSDDFENADTLPNWQRIYQTEGWGGDQLEIWDINNTQAGNMVFAPHTTVWFDNYRGPLVYKEITGDFVVTTQVQIGDRDEIGDSDLDDIPNGSEFSLAGLMIRTPRNIVNPELDWSEGSQMDDGTNNGENYVFLSLGWGNSGNEFQLETKTTRNSDSDLFLQDMGNNSVMNLQIARIGDTVYTLYQIPGEEWVLNSRVPRPDLPETLQVGMVAYTDWEKANDYDPFYQNNNALQPGGFDPTPFVPFQPDLVAGFEFIQFDRPEIPEYLQDTNLGIHATNLQLLSFLGDNVNSPILPNPDTDFPMEIGMNLEGIADWSTAWTFTDMAHTMRSWVSVSYNEATFSQDWGSTLFDINLDENGWPTESHSTTNEEGQTITQQLVAPILTGNVNPAGIYRAEWDGEATVWLPGIIEQGITPEGRHYALLDLPENYDILLTVSGIDPTNYFRDFNLWLPDYNDQSFVGQDWQPGDTFSPFHPLFLERLAPFETLRFMDWMHTNGSDIVSWDDRAKVNDATFFGSDDTTEFHNGIAPEYMIELSNTLDANPWFNMPHMADDDFVREFAEMVRDNLDPELTVYVEWSNEIWNYAYGFETSYWIDEQLNLPENEGINWFEFAAGQIQQDFEIWQDVFAGQEDRLVRVVAGQQATPSVLENLLAYMDGNFDAISVTAYAGLGTEQLESFDEFTTADEVIDTILEESVPWSLARLVDHQNIADQYSAILGREIDLVTYEGGSHPSAANWPAETAVHEASLSPRMYDVYQVLLNGADQIGVDLYNQYVFTGSGESEDWGDWGLLHNMDQPLEEAYEYQSLVDFIENNTAVPVVSIESPASGVEELSTSNLEFTFTRSEDKLDQPLTVTYQISGSATAGDDYISLTGEITFLANETSVPLIVSILDDLIDEDNESIEIQLLDQDHYDLGEVNLATGLILDDDFTNVAPVAGPISDQNIQAGGSLLLNLNGIFSDANMVDGDQLTLSAMLSGNAALPDWLIFDPETQLLSANPGIGDAGNYEIVVTATDLAGLEASSSFQLTVSPLLFTQYDTRIVKSPSSTSANGETTTLPESAGSLHEWESYWVEVWGSVSNSSDTGINTFNFNLNYNTDYTTATSIEFGAAFSENQSGEIIDENGTIQGISASTNMSDVGDDQFVLLARIEFTPTENDQVSINYDTQSIGPAQAGFAIDQPEFQLTNQVGHQMGAVNVADTEIWAVPYDANDDDMINFRDLVSFITAYGKNSSNSNVPHAWLMDFNQSGSVNIRDLVMLIANYGKSKMNSPDVTLPPNYPDAWSSQNLTVESMPLIKTEVTPLTTEQATSTAQAAIQAYAESVSSEKYQALKNTKIEVVDLPGRTLAKALPGTILIDVSAAGHGWFVDSTPWSHSEFHASGTSDWRARANSIAAEQVDLLTTIYHELEHQIGHQHESSGLRKATLSPGIRRLPTGKIHAHHQYEQFQETDQFFSSLNDTDLLAFG
- a CDS encoding lysophospholipid acyltransferase family protein; translated protein: MNPETVSILTLVFYTLVVLTVVVYQAVKLPDGWQAWFLFVIARVYVPALWHVRANRRCPFPGDSAAIIIANHRSPADPVILWYNSHLGNPKKKKRCISFLMAREYYELPGLVGWISRSMKSIPVDRNGKDVAPVRDALRRLKQGDLVGVFPEGGIQEGRPITHANSGIAFLALRSQVPVYPVYINNSPGGKNMVEPFYSFAKTSLVYGDPIDLSPYYDLRASKDVLEEVTTLMMQRLAELGETEYLGSPASDEREQLIQMPADQYRSAN
- a CDS encoding serine hydrolase domain-containing protein; the encoded protein is MPQINAERWRAVETLVDHFCETDQVPAIALQAMVEGTSRCYRKGRQRVNDEREPLREDAIFLVASITKPFVVLGVLNLLEAGELLLGDRVKRFIPEFGCSGKHGITVRHLMTHTSGLPDMLPNNRELRSANAPLSEFVKQICQLTPDEPPGRIVQYQSAGIAILAEVIQRVSDLSCAEYLKQALFEPLEMHDTSLGVPDEWSTGNQPKIDRITEIRIPEELNIEPHWDWNSSYWRGFGAPWGGLFTTPSDLANLVEMLQQGGRYQHKQVFSARTIEEATRNQLNDIPGLSKSARQGKGWGLGWQIVTAANSDYYGDLLSPTAYGHGGATGTLLWIDPQLKASAIILTTQPQEPHGRFLARISNTIVATIEQ
- a CDS encoding STAS domain-containing protein; translated protein: MTVQQGGILQVYHTGPLCVAGFGGRDILDTFSVKDIRDELLKLVKESHCETLAIDLTGVKLIPSGMLGLLASMRDLNIEIHLYNASDDIREVLEITKLNQFMHLHDVEIPY